One Thioclava sp. ES.031 genomic window, GCCGCGTCGTTGCCAGAAGCAGCGCGCTCTCCTGCTTGGTCTCGATCTCGGCTTCGGTTTCGGGCATTTCGGACCCGGTGACATTCGGCCCCGGCTCGCGAACAGGCTCACGCTCCGCGTCGCGGCCCGGCTTGGACGAACGCGTGACCCGTCGCGGCGACACTTCAGGCGTGCGGTCGACAGGCCGCGGGTCGGGCCGAAACTCGGGCTCGGCCCCGGGGGGCGCGACGGGCGCGCCGGAATTTGCAGGTTGCGACGCGCGCTTGCGGACGCTGCGCGCGCGGAACGGCAGGACCGCGCCCCCATGTTCGGAGAGCAGCGGCGAAGGCGCGTCATGGGTGCCGATCGCCAGATCCGCCTCGGTCTCGGGATCGAGCGAGTCGAGCCCCACCACCGCGCGCCCCGTCATCGCCCCGAGCGCCGCGATCAGCGCCGCACCGCCGCTGCGCTGGAAGGCCTCATCCGAGGTCTCGGCCTCGCGCAGGAGATCGCGCGCCCCGTGCAGGAAGGCGACCCGCGAGAAATAGGCCGCCGACTCGCGCTGCACCCGCGCTTTCAGCTTTGCCCGGTCGGTATCGTTGCGCAGCTTGTCGCCGCGCGAAATCGCGAGCAGGCAATCCGACGGGCGCGCCGGCCCCAGCCGCTCGATCATCGTCTTTTCGGTCAGCCGCCATGCCTGCGAGGCGATCGTCACCCAGATCATCACGTCGCAGGTCGCGATCAGGCCGATCTGCTCTTCGTTCACGTCTTCGGGGCGGCTCAGCGGCACTTCGACGAATTCGAACCCCTGCAGATGCGGCTGCGCGGAATAGACGTAAATCTCGGAGGGCACGGCCCAGCCTTCTTCGACCTCCGCCGCGTCGATCTCGCGCCCCGTCGCATCGCGCATCACCACGCCCGGCGTCGCGCGGTACCGCGCGACGACCGTAGGGCGCTCGGTCCGGCCCAGATTGTCGCCGATGCTGCGCGCGCGCAAAATCGCGTTGAGCACGGTGGACTTGCCGGAATTGACCTCGCCGCAGATCGCCACCCGCAGGGGCGCGCGATGCGGATCGGGCGGCGCGTCCTCGCGGCTGATCTCTTGCTTGAACATCATTGGCCCCTTCGCCCTCACGCGGCGCGCGTCGCGGGTTTGCGCCGCGGCATCATGGTGCTGCTGACGGCGCTCTCGATCGCCCCGAGATTGATCAGACGCCGTTCGAGCACTTCCAGCTTGCTCTGGATCCGGGACGCCAGGCGGCTTTGCATCTGCGGATCACGGGCCAGCCGTTCCAACTCGGCCCGCTCCTGCTTGAGCTGCAAGGTCCGCTCGCGCACGATCATCTCCATCATCCGCACCATCACCCGCAGCCGCGACCCGCCTGCGCTGGCGCGTTCCACCAGCGCCTCGCCATAGGCTTGCAGGATCTTCTCCACCGCCGGGCGCAGCTCTTCCGCCGCCACGATCCGCAACCCGTCGAGGGTCTTCTCGATATTCACGGTCGGACCGCGCCAGAAGGCCCAGCCCCGCTCCAGCGCGAAGTTGATGCGCAGCGCGCGCCGGGTCAGCGTCAGCGTCGAGGTGAACGTGTCATGCGGCATATCCGACAGGTCGATCTCTTCGCTGGGATCGTCGAACCGGTCCGCGACCGTGGTGCGGCAGGCATGGATCGCATTGTCGAGCAGCACGTCGATCGCCGCACGCGAGCGGGCGTAGCTTTTCGTCACCTCGCGTTCGAGCGCGATCTGCAGCGCGGTCGTGTCGGTCTCGAAACTGCGCGGCGGACGACCGTCGCGGATCCGGTTGGTGCGCAGGACATCCTCGAACCGGTCGCGCTGGCTCAGGACGAAATCCTCGATGCTCTTGTTGAGCCGTGTCTCCAGCGCCGACCAGCCGCGGTTGAGCACCGCTTCGATCTGATGCTCGGCGCTCTCGACATGGTTTTCGAGCGCACCGCGCAGCGATTCCGTCGCCGCGATCTCGCCGCTCATTTCCTCGATCGCGGCCTCCGCCACGTCCGAGCGGATGCTCTCGATCTGCATCTGCAGCGTGTCGCGTTCGCGGCGGGCGACGAATTGCATCCCCGACAGCTCCGCGCGCAGATCGCCGCGCAGTTGGGCGAGCTGCTGACGTCCCACCCCGCCGTCGATCACGGCAGAGAGCACATGTTTGACCTCTTCGACGCCCGAGGCCAGCAGCAGCCGGTCGATCGGATCCTCGGGCACACGGCCAAAGCGCGAATACAGGTATTGCGCCAGCTCCATCGAGTCCATCTCGGCGCGCGCCCAGGCGGCTTCCTCGTCGGAGCGCTGGGTGAGGTCGGCGAGATAGGCGCTGCCCGCGACGATCTTGAAATCGATATCGGGGATCGCCGCGCGCAGACGGCGCGACACATCGGCGATCACGCGGGGCACTTCGACCGCGTAATC contains:
- a CDS encoding GTPase; amino-acid sequence: MMFKQEISREDAPPDPHRAPLRVAICGEVNSGKSTVLNAILRARSIGDNLGRTERPTVVARYRATPGVVMRDATGREIDAAEVEEGWAVPSEIYVYSAQPHLQGFEFVEVPLSRPEDVNEEQIGLIATCDVMIWVTIASQAWRLTEKTMIERLGPARPSDCLLAISRGDKLRNDTDRAKLKARVQRESAAYFSRVAFLHGARDLLREAETSDEAFQRSGGAALIAALGAMTGRAVVGLDSLDPETEADLAIGTHDAPSPLLSEHGGAVLPFRARSVRKRASQPANSGAPVAPPGAEPEFRPDPRPVDRTPEVSPRRVTRSSKPGRDAEREPVREPGPNVTGSEMPETEAEIETKQESALLLATTRLRLGIELPEGLQLAGRIGPSDRILRPVKGSSDEIVACAKALENLMAGFAGNYTTVFGGQLDSITEAGDDVRIMFASAPETGLTFAQFTVDLIDEAEAHALFARMAGTLV
- a CDS encoding dynamin family protein; protein product: MKIAPQLRKELDFLNGALDRIEASVERSARPRIRDLRLRLHDWAARVAVIGQVKAGKSTFLNAFLHQHDFLPSDVNPWTSVVTNMRINLPEDPVTGARFEFFSEADWDEIINGGTRIRKLTEELLPGFDTDILREQSEQMRRRAQRRLGKHYQMLLGQHHDYDFLAPDLLQRYVCAGPGADDGLEREALGRYAALTKSANIYMRLPEFQVPTIITDTPGVNDPFLVRDEFTCRSLDRSDVFIMVLSAHQPLTDVDLALIRILAKQDDKDVLIFLNRIDELDDYAVEVPRVIADVSRRLRAAIPDIDFKIVAGSAYLADLTQRSDEEAAWARAEMDSMELAQYLYSRFGRVPEDPIDRLLLASGVEEVKHVLSAVIDGGVGRQQLAQLRGDLRAELSGMQFVARRERDTLQMQIESIRSDVAEAAIEEMSGEIAATESLRGALENHVESAEHQIEAVLNRGWSALETRLNKSIEDFVLSQRDRFEDVLRTNRIRDGRPPRSFETDTTALQIALEREVTKSYARSRAAIDVLLDNAIHACRTTVADRFDDPSEEIDLSDMPHDTFTSTLTLTRRALRINFALERGWAFWRGPTVNIEKTLDGLRIVAAEELRPAVEKILQAYGEALVERASAGGSRLRVMVRMMEMIVRERTLQLKQERAELERLARDPQMQSRLASRIQSKLEVLERRLINLGAIESAVSSTMMPRRKPATRAA